The following nucleotide sequence is from Dehalococcoidia bacterium.
CAACCTGCGGAAGCAGCACCTGTGGAGCGCCATGACGGACGAGGATTTTAGGAGTGAGTTCCGGCAGATCGAGTGCCAGCTTCGGGCGTTGTCCACGCCCCAACCGGACGTCCCCACACCCAATCTTGACCGTACGACGGCGATTCTGCGAGACTTGTCCGTTCTGTGGCGCCATCAGGGTGTTACCCCACGGCAGCACAGGAATCTCGCTGGCGAAGTGTTTGAGGAGATCCGCCTGCGTGGACAGACCCTGGTGGCCTTCAAGCCGCGGCCGCACCACGCCCCGCTCTTTGCCTACTCCATCTGGCGGCAGCAACAGGTGTTCGGTGGCACAAGTTTATTCTGAGCATAGCGAAGAATTTACGTCTGTCTCACACCAGCGTAGACCCTTCGCGGAGCCTGTCCTGAGCGAAGCCGAAGGGGGTTCAGGGTGACAGGAATTCCGAGGCGGCTTTTTGTGCACAGCCCTATTGAGCCGGAACGCGGCGGCGGGCTTGCCCCGCCAGGCGTTTTGACCGACAATGACCCAGGGTCAGCACGTTCCGCCACAAGGAGACAGCCTTATGGTACTGGAAAGCAGCGCAAGGATAACGGAGCAGGGGATCGCCGATCTGCGCGCCCGCGTCGGCTCGTACTACACCGTCCAGCGGGGCGACACGCAGGCGACCGCGGACAACATCCGCCACTTCTGCGACGCCATCGGCGACCACAACCCCCTCCACATTGACCTGGACTACGCCCGCAAGTCCAGGCTGGGCAGGCTGCAGGCACCGCCCACGTTCCTCTATAGCATCATCCACCCGACAGGGATGCGGACCGGCGGCATGCCCGGCGTCCATGCCTTCCACTCAGGGAACGACTGGGAGTATCTCCGGCGCATCCAGGAGGGAGACATCCTGACGGGCAGCTACAGGCCCATCAGCATCGTCGAGAAGCGCAGCCAGATGGGCGGGCGCTCCGTCGTCGTGTACGCGGAGATCGTGTTCTTCAACCAGCGCGCCGACGTGGTGGCCCGCACCATCGGCTGGACGATCCGCGTGGAGCGGCAGGCATCCCAGGAGAGAGGCAAGTACAAGGCCATCACGAAGTACCGCCACACGGACGAGGAGATTGAGCGCATCCTCGCCGCATACGCGAAGGAACCGGCGTCCGTCCGGGGGGCCACGCCGCGCTACTGGGAGGATGTGCAAGTGGGCGAAGAGCTGCCTCCCGTCGTGAAGGGGCCTCTGAACATGGGCGACATGATCGCGTGGCGCGGCGTCTTCGGACACCCTGCCGCAGCCCACGGGCTGGCCCTTCGGGAGATGAAGCGCCATCCCGCCTTCACCTTCAGGGACCCGAAGACGGGCGCCATGCAGCGCATCGCGCAGGTCCATGAAGATGCGAAAGCCGCCGAAAGCGCGGGCGTCCCCGGCGCGTACGACATCGGCGCGCAGCGCAACTGCTGGCTGGGCACCGTCGCCACCAACTGGATGGGCGACGATGGCTTCATGACACGGCTCTACGCGGAGTACCGCCGCTTCAACATCTTCGGCGACGTCCAGTGGGGCAAAGGCAAGGTCACGGGCAAACGCGTCGCGAACGGCAGCCATCTGGCGGACCTGGACATCTGGTTTGAGAACCAGCGCGGCGAAGTCACAACGCCCGGTCACGCCACCGTATCCCTGCCATCCCGGGTCGGAAAGTAGGAGAGGGCCATGCCGCTACCATCACTTGTTACGAACGCTACGATCACGAAGCAGGGCGTGGACGCGCTGCGGCGGCGCTGCGGCGTGCCGCTGCGCCTGCACCCCCAAAACGAGCAGGTCACCAGGGACGCCATCTGGCGCTTCACACGGGGCGTCGGCGACGGCAACCCGCTGTGGACGGACGAGACCTACGCCACCCACACCCATCACGCCATCATCCCCGCGCCGCCAACGTTTCTGTACAGCGTCGTGTGCCCCAGCGGCGCCCTGGCGGGCGGACTCCCCGGCGTCCACTCCTTCCACGGCGGCAACGACTGGGAGTTCTATCGCGTCCCCCATCTCGGCGACCGCATCACGCCGTCCGCCACGCTGACCGACGTAGTGGAGAAGCAGAGCAGCTACGCAGGCCGCTCCGTTATCCAGTACGTGGACGTCATGTACAAGGACCAGGAGGGCGAGGCTGTGGCGAAGGCGCGCGGATGGAGCATCCGGACGGAGCGCGACGCAGCCCGGCAAAGAGGAAAATACGCGGGACTCTCCCCCGCGACGTACACGCCCGAAGATCTGCGGGCGATTGAAGAGGCGCTGGACCACGAGGAGATTCAGGGAAACAAGATACGCTACTGGGAGGACGTGAAGGAGGGCGACTCGCTGGGCGCCGTGGTCAAGGGACCGCTGGGACTGGAGGACGTGGAGACGTTTGTCGCTCACGTCCACGGGAGCATGGCGATGGGCAGGCACGCCGCCTATTTGCAGCGACATCCCGCATGGGTGTACCGTGACCCGGAGACGAACTACTACGAGCCGTGGTCCCAAGTGAATTTTCTTGAGTCCACCGCCCAGGCGGTCGGTATCCCGCGCCCCTATGCCCTGGGATCGCAGCGTGTCTGCTGGCTGGGCCATCTGCTGACCAACTGGATGGGCGACGATGGCTTTCTGGCGGAGCTATCCGTCACGATGACGCGCCCGAACCCGCACGGGGACACCCAGTGGTGCAAGGGGACCGTCACGCGCAAGCGGGTCGAGAACGGCCAGCACCTGGTGGACTGCGACGTCTGGTCCGAGAGCCAGCGCGGAGAGGTCACGACGAAAGGCACGGCCGTGGTACGCCTGCTGTCCACGTCCGTTCAGCTCTGGGGCGTGGCCGCCGGAAAGAGCTGAAAACCACGGCAACGTCCTGAGACACCATAGGCCAATACACTATTACAATACACTATTAAAGGAGTGCTCTATGGACCGCAAGGTGCGCTACGGGATCAGCCTCGTGGCCGACCGCCTCTCGGAGTACCCGGGGTGGGTCCGCCTCGCCGAGGAGTCAGGGTTCGACATGATCGGCCTGACCGACTCGCCCTCCGTCTATCCGGAGACCTACATCACGGGCGTACTCTGCGCGCAGAACACGTCCCGCATCCGCTTCGGCCCGCGCGTGACGAACCCGCTGACGCGCAACCCCATGGTCACGGCCTCGGCCATCGCCGGCCTGGACGAGCTGTCCGGAGGCCGCGCCATCCTGGGCATCGGCACGGGCGACAGCGCCGCCTTTCACACCGGGAACCGTCCGGCGTCCGTCAAGAAGCTCGGCGAGTATGCTCTGGCGGTGCGCAGCCTTCTGCGTGGCGAGGAGATCACGTATAACGGAAAACAACTCCGGCTCATGTGGACGAAGCGGAACGTGCCGATTTATCTTGCCGCCGCGGGGCCCAAAACGCTGCGGCTCGCCGCCCAGATCGCGGACGGCATCATCATCGGGACGGGCGTGTCGCCGGACATCGTCAAGGCCACGCTCGCGACGATCCATGACGCAGCCAAAGAGGCAGGCCGTGACCCGAACGCCCTTGACCTGTGGTGGCTCTGCGGATGCCGCGTCGGCCCAACCCGGCACGACGCAATAGAGGACGCGAAGTCCTTCCTGGCGGCGGCGTGCAACGCCACGT
It contains:
- a CDS encoding MaoC family dehydratase N-terminal domain-containing protein, translated to MVLESSARITEQGIADLRARVGSYYTVQRGDTQATADNIRHFCDAIGDHNPLHIDLDYARKSRLGRLQAPPTFLYSIIHPTGMRTGGMPGVHAFHSGNDWEYLRRIQEGDILTGSYRPISIVEKRSQMGGRSVVVYAEIVFFNQRADVVARTIGWTIRVERQASQERGKYKAITKYRHTDEEIERILAAYAKEPASVRGATPRYWEDVQVGEELPPVVKGPLNMGDMIAWRGVFGHPAAAHGLALREMKRHPAFTFRDPKTGAMQRIAQVHEDAKAAESAGVPGAYDIGAQRNCWLGTVATNWMGDDGFMTRLYAEYRRFNIFGDVQWGKGKVTGKRVANGSHLADLDIWFENQRGEVTTPGHATVSLPSRVGK
- a CDS encoding MaoC family dehydratase N-terminal domain-containing protein, with amino-acid sequence MPLPSLVTNATITKQGVDALRRRCGVPLRLHPQNEQVTRDAIWRFTRGVGDGNPLWTDETYATHTHHAIIPAPPTFLYSVVCPSGALAGGLPGVHSFHGGNDWEFYRVPHLGDRITPSATLTDVVEKQSSYAGRSVIQYVDVMYKDQEGEAVAKARGWSIRTERDAARQRGKYAGLSPATYTPEDLRAIEEALDHEEIQGNKIRYWEDVKEGDSLGAVVKGPLGLEDVETFVAHVHGSMAMGRHAAYLQRHPAWVYRDPETNYYEPWSQVNFLESTAQAVGIPRPYALGSQRVCWLGHLLTNWMGDDGFLAELSVTMTRPNPHGDTQWCKGTVTRKRVENGQHLVDCDVWSESQRGEVTTKGTAVVRLLSTSVQLWGVAAGKS
- a CDS encoding LLM class flavin-dependent oxidoreductase, which produces MDRKVRYGISLVADRLSEYPGWVRLAEESGFDMIGLTDSPSVYPETYITGVLCAQNTSRIRFGPRVTNPLTRNPMVTASAIAGLDELSGGRAILGIGTGDSAAFHTGNRPASVKKLGEYALAVRSLLRGEEITYNGKQLRLMWTKRNVPIYLAAAGPKTLRLAAQIADGIIIGTGVSPDIVKATLATIHDAAKEAGRDPNALDLWWLCGCRVGPTRHDAIEDAKSFLAAACNATFQVSLDNKHLPQRLYPAVRRLCHEYDFWEHVKPGRDAKNARLVEQDGLKEYLAERFLVGGTPEDCARKIKEAAAVGATQFWWTANMPDKAAFIRSFSRDVMPLVAS